The Hyla sarda isolate aHylSar1 chromosome 1 unlocalized genomic scaffold, aHylSar1.hap1 SUPER_1_unloc_9, whole genome shotgun sequence genomic sequence gggagttgaagtatttaactacatcacccagcatgccctgatacagcctatggctctgcagctgccccaacccaaaactactcccagcatgtttcaccATATACTAGTATAGTAAAAgtaatggtgcaacatgctggtagTCGCGGTTTTGGGTCTGCTGCAGAggtataggctgtatgagggcatgctgggtgttatagttggTAACTGCCACTCCCAGAATTCTTTGACTCCCAGCATTTGTGACATCGCACATTCCCGCCCCCCCcaccgccccctccaatagacttacattgataGGGCGTGGCTTAACGTTACGAGGGGCataaccgtgacatcacgacccccgcagcccgagcCCAGCGTtcataacaaaatgttttgaatactggagcagtggagtgcccctttaaggggttacaaagtagtaaaacataacaaaattATGTATGAGCATTGTGATCGTATTCACCTGAGAAAtaattttaccgcacagtgaatgaaagaaaaaattttaTGGCAAAATAAGAGTTTTGGCTCTTAGAGGAAAGATTAAATATcctgggtcgttaaggggttaatactgataataaaatctgtgttattctctgcagattcttgtagcaggagatcagaggagaatcttatatcttcagattataaagcagatgatgatatcacacaagatacatatgaagaacattccattatcccagatacaccctcagcccttcacagccaagatctgtcatctcatccttatatacaggtcctgtcttctcagcatTTTCAGCAAAATAAAAGCCGCAGAAGGAATGATGGACATCAAAAAGCTAATACAAGGGAAAAGCCAGTGTCATGTttagagtgtgggaaatgttttacttataaatcacatcttgttagacatcaaagaactcacacaggagagaaatcatattcatgctcagaatgtggaaaatgtttcactcagaaatcaaatcttattgagcatcaaagaactcacacaggagagaagccgttttcctgttcagaatgtggaaaatgttttactcatcaAAAAAGTCTtattagacatcaaagaactcacacaagggacaagccattttcatgttcagaatgtgggaaatgttttacttttaaattagaacttcttgtacatcaaagaactcacacaggggacaaGCCATttacatgctcagaatgtggaaaatgttttactcatcaGCAAAGTCTtattagacatcaaagaactcatacaggggagaagcaattttcatgttcagaatgtgggaaatattttccttttaaatcaggtcttgttaaacatcaaagaactcacacaggagagaagccattttcatgctcagagtgtgggaaatgttttccttttaaatcaggtcttattagacatcaaaaaactcacacaggggacaagccattttcatgctcagaatgtgggaaatgttttccttttaaatcaggtcttgttaaacatcaaagaactcacacaggagagaagccattttcatgctcagaatgtgggaaatgttttacttttaaatcaggtcttattagacatcaaaaaactcacacaggggacaagccattttcatgttcagaatgtgggaaatgttttacttttaaatcagatcttgttgtacatcaaagaactcacacaggagagaagccattttcatgttcagaatgtggaaaatgttttactcatcaGCTAAGTcttattaaacatcaaagaactcacacaggggacaagtcattttcatgttcacaatgtggaaaatgttttacttggaaatcagatcttgttcGACATCAAAGAGCTCACACAGggaaaaagccattttcatgttcagaatgtggaaaatgttttgctttgaaatcatatcttgttcaacatcaaagaactcacactggagagaagccatttttatgttcagaatgtggaaaatgttttactgggaAAACATATCTTGTTctgcatcaaagaactcacacaggggagaagccattttcatgttcagaatgtggaaaatgttttactaggAAATCAGATCTTgctcaacatcaaagaactcacacaggggaaaagccattttcatgttcagaatgtggaaaatgctttattttgaaatcatatcttgttcaacatcaaagaactcacacaggggagaagccattttcatgttcagaatgtgttaaatgttttactaagaaaacatatcttgttcaacatcaaaaaactcacacagcgGGGCATGGCTTGGATGGTGAACTGAGTGGTCGCACTCCACTGTGATACCACGGGCCCGACCAAATTTCACCCTGATTTCACCTCCTGAGGGCCCTCACTTACCCCCTCTGTGGTCCGGTGGAATAGCAGAAGCAGTGTGGCAGTGGCGGGCGCAGCTTGGAGACTGACCGGAGCGGGAGCGGAGCAGAAGCTGTGTTTGAGTTACTTGAGTTCTTGCTACTACTCACCTGTTAGTGTTTAGGATCTAGGCCTGCACAAGTTCCTagggttaggcaggatttttttttggggggggggggggggggcttgttttTGCTTAAACTTGCATTTGTTTTTGTTGTCTATGTCTGTTGGTTGGTCATCTGGTTGGTGTTTTTGTCTGTggtatgtgtggtgtgtgtgttccTGGAGTTCCTCAGGTGGTGGTGTTGTGTCCCAGGTACAATCTTATTTCTACTCAGACCTTTTTGTGGGAGAAGTGGAGCTCTCCGGTTTATAGTGTTTATCCTGCTGCTTGCttggttgggtgtatattatGGGTTCCCTTAGATTAGTGAGCTGGAATGTTAGAGGCCTTAACTCCAAATTTAAGAGGGCCCTTTGTTTGGACTTCATTAAAAAGCAATCCCCACATCTGATTTGCTTACAGGAAACATCTAACTGGTCAGAAAATACTTTCCCTTAAGAGGGCATGGATAGCGAGGGGCTGACACTCTACCTATTCTTCCTCTGCGAGGGGATTGTCTATCTTATTATTATGTTACTAAATCCATTCCCCAGGTCATTGATCAAGTGGCCTGTGATCATTTTGGTAGGTTTGTGATTATCCGGTGTTCCCTACGTGCCTTTAGTTTTCTTTTGGTATCCGTATATGTCCCCCCTCCGTTTCATGTCGCTGTCTTAGACTGTATTAAGTTCAAATTGTTAACGTTTCCCTCTTTGCCTGTTCTCCTTTTAGGCGACTTTAATGTGGTCCCTGATCCCAGTGTTGATCGTACCGGAGCAGCTGATTTGGGCTGTCATGGCCTTAATAATTGGAGTTTGGCGTTGTCCCTTACTGAGGTTCGGCGCTGGAAGCATCCGTCTGACCCCATATTCTCCTTCTAAACAGCGGTGCATAAATCGTTCTCCAGGATAGATCTGGCGTATGCCTCCTCTGACCTTATTCCTCTGGTAAGAGAGGTCCtgtacaccactagggggatctctGACCACTCAGCTCTTGTTCTGTCCCTGAACCTAGGCCCTTGTCACTCCTCTAGGGTCTGGCGGATGCACCCAGGCTGGCTGCGGGAGGAGGTGGTGACTGCGTCCTTGCTAGAAGCCCTTACCTGTTTTTGGGAACATAAGAGCCCACCCTGACAAGTTAGTCCAATGGGATGCTCATAAAGCGCAAGTATGGGGGGAGTTTATGGCAGGGGTGGCtgggcagcagcaggtgtgtacggcCAGGGAGAGAGCATTGCAGGTTGAGATTGGGGTTCTGGAGGCTAAGGTGGTGAGGGACCCTTCCCCTGAGGCTGAACATAAATGGTTGACTGTCCAAAGGGCCCTCCTGATCCTTCAGAGGGAGAAGATTCAAAAGAGATTGGTGGACAGGGAGGCAGCATTATTTGAATTTGGGGATAAGAACGGCAAGTTGCTGGCGTATTTGGCCAGGGAGAGTAGGCCAATGGTGGCTATACCCTGTATTAGGGGGGTTAATGGGTCTCTGGTTTCTGATCCTGTTAGTATTAATACTGTGTTTCGTGACTTTTATAGGGATCTTTATACCTCTCGCATACCCACTGTTCCAGTTGGTTTAGTGCCCTTCTTTTGGAGTTTGCCTCTAACGCCATTGACAACGGCCCAGGTGGCCAAGTTAGATGCCCCCTTTTCTGGTGAGGAACTTTCTTTATCTATTGCTTCTTTGCAGTTGGGGAAAACTCCGGGACTGGATGGCATGATTGGAGACTGGTACAGGGCGAATGAGGAGCGGCTGATACCTAtattactgaatttttttttatgtggcctTGGAGACTGGAAGACTTATTCTTTCCAAACCGGGAAAGGATCCTACGATTCCAGATTCTTATAGACCTATTTCCCTCCTTAATGTTGATATCCAAATTTTGGCTAAAATCTTGGCAAATCGGTTACATAAGGTTATAGCCGCTATCATCCATCCTGACCAAACAGGCTTGATGCCAGGGAGGGATACTGACATTAACGTCCAGCGGTTGCACCTTAACATTGCTGCAGCGGAAGGGGAGGCCTCGGGGTAATATGTTGTTAGCTTAGATGTCTATAAAGCTTTTGATTCGGTGGAATGGTTGTATCTGAGGGGTGTTTTGGGAGTCCTTTGGTTTGGGGCATGGGTTCGATTGTTGTATGACAGTCCCAGGGCTAGGGCAAGAACTAATCTGGAGGTCTCTGAGATCTTTCAGCTAGGTAGGGGTTCCAGGCAGGGATGGCCAC encodes the following:
- the LOC130298302 gene encoding oocyte zinc finger protein XlCOF7.1-like, producing PSALHSQDLSSHPYIQVLSSQHFQQNKSRRRNDGHQKANTREKPVSCLECGKCFTYKSHLVRHQRTHTGEKSYSCSECGKCFTQKSNLIEHQRTHTGEKPFSCSECGKCFTHQKSLIRHQRTHTRDKPFSCSECGKCFTFKLELLVHQRTHTGDKPFTCSECGKCFTHQQSLIRHQRTHTGEKQFSCSECGKYFPFKSGLVKHQRTHTGEKPFSCSECGKCFPFKSGLIRHQKTHTGDKPFSCSECGKCFPFKSGLVKHQRTHTGEKPFSCSECGKCFTFKSGLIRHQKTHTGDKPFSCSECGKCFTFKSDLVVHQRTHTGEKPFSCSECGKCFTHQLSLIKHQRTHTGDKSFSCSQCGKCFTWKSDLVRHQRAHTGKKPFSCSECGKCFALKSYLVQHQRTHTGEKPFLCSECGKCFTGKTYLVLHQRTHTGEKPFSCSECGKCFTRKSDLAQHQRTHTGEKPFSCSECGKCFILKSYLVQHQRTHTGEKPFSCSEYCGKCFSQKSDLVKHERTHTGERPFSCSECGKCFTEKATLKRHKNSHRREANLTQISHPIY